A portion of the Micromonospora vinacea genome contains these proteins:
- a CDS encoding LysR family transcriptional regulator, with protein sequence MATPELRQLRYFLVLAEELSFTRAAARLMIAQQSLSQQITALERALGAKLFDRDSRGTTLTDIGALFVPEARAVTDRAEQAVAVVGRAQRGEVGTLRLAFLATVANHLLPPVVREVRHHLPDLHLATETTSIAPLVQGVLDGRFDVAFTRTPLVPGLESRRLTTEPVCAVLPEGHPLAGRDELTLADLANEPWVMTPRSSWEPWHRAYEEQFREAGFAPTVVQEEAAVQSLLGLVAAGLGVTRLACSAASLRRTGVVFVPLAGAYTYTEMVWLAGNTAPALHRFLDLVTELAATTDLTSTG encoded by the coding sequence GTGGCCACGCCTGAGCTGCGACAACTGCGGTACTTCCTGGTCCTCGCGGAGGAGCTGAGCTTCACCCGGGCCGCGGCCCGCCTCATGATCGCCCAGCAGTCGCTGTCGCAGCAGATCACCGCCCTGGAACGCGCCCTTGGGGCGAAACTGTTCGACCGCGACAGCCGCGGCACCACCCTCACCGACATCGGCGCCCTGTTCGTGCCCGAGGCGCGTGCCGTGACCGACCGCGCCGAGCAGGCCGTCGCCGTCGTGGGACGGGCCCAGCGGGGCGAGGTCGGCACCCTCCGGCTCGCCTTCCTGGCCACCGTCGCCAACCACCTGCTGCCCCCGGTGGTCCGGGAGGTCCGCCACCACCTCCCCGACCTGCACCTGGCCACCGAGACCACCAGCATCGCGCCCCTGGTCCAGGGCGTCCTCGACGGCCGGTTCGACGTCGCCTTCACCCGGACCCCGCTCGTTCCCGGCCTGGAGTCCAGGAGACTGACGACCGAACCGGTCTGCGCGGTGCTGCCCGAGGGGCACCCGCTCGCCGGGCGCGACGAGTTGACGCTCGCCGACCTGGCCAACGAACCGTGGGTCATGACGCCGCGCAGCTCCTGGGAACCCTGGCACCGCGCCTACGAGGAGCAGTTCCGGGAGGCGGGCTTCGCACCGACAGTCGTCCAGGAGGAGGCCGCCGTGCAGAGCCTCCTCGGCCTGGTCGCCGCCGGACTTGGCGTCACCCGGCTCGCCTGCTCGGCGGCCAGCCTCCGCCGCACCGGCGTGGTGTTCGTCCCGTTGGCCGGCGCCTACACGTACACCGAGATGGTGTGGTTGGCGGGCAACACCGCACCCGCACTGCACCGGTTCCTGGACCTGGTCACGGAGCTCGCGGCGACGACCGACCTCACCAGCACCGGCTGA
- a CDS encoding SDR family NAD(P)-dependent oxidoreductase, with protein MMSETRVSTPFDARSTAADVVAGVDLTGQRAVVTGASSGIGLETARALAMAGAEVTVAVRDVRAGERTAREIGTGAPNRLIRVTPLDLSDQRSVAAFVAAWDGPLHILVNNAGVSATPEMRTAQGWELQFATNHLGHFALANGLYPALAGAGRARVVSLSSIAHVQTPMVFEDVNFRERPYDRLLAYGESKTATALFAVEANRRWAGDGITVNAANPGAVTTNLGRHLTEEDYANLPAYDFKTPQQGAATSVLLAAWPQLEGIGGRYFEDGEQAVPYRPETPLRGVADHATDPAAAARLWQLSLDLLADAPRA; from the coding sequence ATCATGTCGGAAACACGCGTCAGCACACCGTTCGACGCCCGTTCCACCGCCGCCGACGTCGTGGCCGGTGTCGACCTGACCGGGCAGCGCGCCGTCGTCACCGGCGCCTCGTCGGGCATCGGGTTGGAGACTGCCCGGGCGCTGGCCATGGCGGGCGCCGAGGTGACAGTGGCGGTACGGGACGTGCGGGCCGGGGAACGGACCGCGCGGGAGATCGGCACCGGGGCCCCGAACCGGCTGATCCGGGTCACGCCGTTGGACCTGTCCGACCAGCGGTCCGTCGCCGCCTTCGTGGCCGCGTGGGACGGCCCCCTGCACATCCTGGTCAACAACGCCGGGGTGTCGGCGACCCCCGAGATGCGCACCGCGCAGGGTTGGGAGTTGCAGTTCGCCACCAACCACCTCGGCCACTTCGCACTCGCCAACGGGCTGTACCCGGCACTCGCCGGGGCCGGCCGGGCCCGCGTGGTGTCGCTGAGTTCCATCGCCCACGTTCAGACCCCGATGGTCTTCGAGGACGTCAACTTCCGGGAACGCCCCTATGACCGTCTTCTCGCCTACGGCGAGTCGAAGACCGCCACGGCGCTGTTCGCGGTGGAGGCGAACCGGCGTTGGGCCGGCGACGGCATCACCGTCAACGCGGCCAACCCGGGTGCGGTCACCACCAACCTGGGACGGCATCTCACCGAGGAGGACTACGCGAACCTTCCGGCGTACGACTTCAAGACCCCGCAGCAGGGGGCCGCGACCTCAGTGCTGCTCGCCGCGTGGCCGCAACTGGAGGGCATCGGCGGTCGGTACTTCGAGGATGGCGAGCAGGCGGTGCCCTACCGCCCCGAGACGCCGCTGCGAGGCGTCGCCGACCATGCGACCGACCCGGCCGCGGCTGCGCGACTGTGGCAGCTCTCGCTGGATCTGCTCGCCGACGCGCCGCGTGCCTGA
- a CDS encoding NADPH-dependent FMN reductase yields MTRIGIILGSTRPGRNGEAVARWVLEIAKQRSDAEYELIDLLDYQLPHLDEAYPPSMGQYSQPHTKRWAETIASFDGFIMVTPEYNHSTSGALKNAIDFLYAEWNNKAIGFVSYGSVGGTRAVEHLRLISGELQMADVRSQVALSLFTDFENFSVFKPNQFHQDSLTATLDQVVAWSTALAPLRKG; encoded by the coding sequence ATGACCAGGATCGGGATCATCCTCGGAAGCACCCGCCCGGGGCGTAACGGCGAGGCCGTCGCCCGCTGGGTGCTCGAGATCGCCAAGCAGCGCTCCGACGCGGAGTACGAGCTGATCGACCTGCTCGACTACCAGCTGCCGCACCTCGACGAGGCGTACCCGCCCTCGATGGGTCAGTACAGCCAGCCGCACACCAAGCGGTGGGCCGAGACGATCGCGTCGTTCGACGGGTTCATCATGGTCACCCCCGAGTACAACCACTCGACCTCGGGTGCCCTGAAGAACGCCATCGACTTCCTCTACGCCGAGTGGAACAACAAGGCCATCGGCTTCGTCAGCTACGGCTCGGTCGGCGGGACGCGCGCCGTGGAACACCTGCGTCTGATCTCCGGTGAGCTGCAGATGGCCGACGTGCGTTCGCAGGTCGCGCTGTCGCTCTTCACCGACTTCGAGAACTTCAGCGTCTTCAAGCCCAACCAGTTCCACCAGGACTCGCTGACCGCCACGCTCGACCAGGTGGTCGCCTGGAGCACCGCGCTCGCGCCGCTGCGCAAGGGCTGA
- a CDS encoding MarR family winged helix-turn-helix transcriptional regulator encodes MSNPSAETPQPLTPDEESLVRALGQVMHVLPRAIDADMVGDRQLPLTEYTALMNLSEAPDRRMRMNELAALCHLSLSGMTRTIIRLETQGLVRRERCEEDARGWNAVLTDAGYARLQESWPSHLAAVRRRFLQHFEGFDLAQLARAFQQAGTAEPTD; translated from the coding sequence ATGTCCAACCCCTCCGCAGAGACTCCGCAACCCCTCACCCCGGACGAGGAATCCCTGGTCCGCGCCCTGGGCCAGGTGATGCACGTCCTGCCCCGCGCGATCGACGCGGACATGGTCGGTGACCGTCAGCTCCCGCTCACCGAGTACACAGCGCTGATGAACCTCTCCGAGGCGCCGGACCGGCGAATGCGCATGAACGAGCTCGCCGCGCTCTGCCACCTCTCCCTCAGCGGCATGACCCGTACGATCATCCGGCTGGAGACGCAGGGCCTGGTCCGGCGGGAACGGTGCGAGGAGGACGCGCGCGGCTGGAACGCCGTCCTCACCGACGCGGGCTACGCCCGCCTGCAGGAGTCCTGGCCCAGTCACCTGGCCGCCGTGCGCCGCCGGTTCCTCCAGCACTTCGAGGGCTTCGATCTTGCCCAGTTGGCCCGCGCGTTCCAGCAAGCCGGCACGGCAGAGCCGACCGACTGA
- a CDS encoding anthrone oxygenase family protein: protein MGVLSTASLFAATLTTGLTAGLFAAFAYAVMPGLARTDDRTLVLAMRRINESILNGWFAVCFGGALLFTLLAAALHLGAERRAVLPWIVAGLLLYLVVLGVTAVVNVPLNNVLAGAGDVDDATDLASLRARFEVTWVRANVVRAVASTGAFGLLAWALLAEGRLLG, encoded by the coding sequence ATGGGAGTTCTGAGTACCGCCAGCCTGTTCGCCGCCACCCTCACCACCGGTCTGACCGCCGGGCTGTTCGCCGCCTTCGCGTACGCGGTCATGCCGGGTCTGGCCCGCACCGACGACCGGACGTTGGTGCTCGCCATGCGGCGGATCAACGAGTCGATCCTCAACGGATGGTTCGCTGTGTGCTTCGGCGGCGCACTGCTGTTCACGCTGCTGGCGGCGGCGCTGCACCTGGGGGCCGAGCGTCGGGCGGTGCTGCCGTGGATCGTCGCCGGGCTGCTGCTGTACCTGGTGGTGCTCGGCGTCACCGCGGTGGTCAACGTGCCGCTCAACAACGTGCTGGCCGGCGCCGGCGACGTCGACGACGCCACCGACCTCGCGTCGCTGCGGGCGCGCTTCGAGGTCACCTGGGTACGCGCCAACGTGGTCCGTGCCGTCGCGTCGACCGGCGCCTTCGGGTTGCTGGCGTGGGCGCTGCTGGCCGAGGGCCGGCTGCTCGGCTGA
- a CDS encoding IucA/IucC family protein produces the protein MTTTAVPTHPPVAAAHSASGDPVGHLTPQRWARANRLLVRKALSEFTHERLLSPEAVSGPDDRQWYEVRSDDGTVTYRFAARVLALAHWQIDADSITRHRDGTSVAPDAVDLIVELRDTLGLSARVLPVYLEEITSTLAGTAYKLAQAAPSAAELAEADFQTIETSMTEGHPCFVANNGRLGFGVDEYHRYAPEAAAPVRLEWLAAHRDHSTFSSAADLDYDTLIEGELDAETRARFAATMADLGLDLADYHLIPAHPWQWWNKLAVTFAGELAERRLVHLGSGPDVYLAQQSIRTFFNVSEPGRHYVKTALSVLNMGFMRGLSAAYMAATPAINDWLAELIASDEVLTGTGLTVIRERAAVGYRHRQYEAATERTSPYRKMLAALWRESPVPDLAPGERLSTMAALLHVDDEGGSLAAALIARSGLAPEVWLRRYLDAYLTPLLHSFYAHDLAFMPHGENVILVLDEQDTVQRVIFKDIAEEIAVMSDRVELPAAVERIRVEVPDDTKLLSIFTDVVDCFLRHLNAVLVEAGVLAEDDFWRTVAACAADYFDRVPHLAERVRHYDLFAPEFTLSCLNRLQLRDNQQMIDLADPSAALQFVGTLTNPLAAHAPAR, from the coding sequence GTGACCACCACCGCCGTTCCCACCCACCCGCCCGTCGCCGCCGCGCACAGCGCCTCCGGCGACCCGGTCGGGCACCTCACCCCGCAGCGTTGGGCCCGGGCCAACCGGCTGCTGGTCCGCAAGGCGCTCTCCGAGTTCACCCACGAGCGGCTGCTCAGCCCGGAAGCCGTGTCCGGCCCCGACGACCGGCAGTGGTACGAGGTCCGCAGCGACGACGGCACTGTCACCTACCGGTTCGCGGCACGGGTGCTCGCCCTGGCGCACTGGCAGATCGACGCGGACAGCATCACCCGACACCGCGACGGCACGTCAGTGGCCCCGGACGCGGTGGACCTCATCGTCGAACTGCGCGACACCCTCGGACTCTCCGCGCGGGTGCTCCCGGTCTACCTGGAGGAGATCACCTCGACGCTGGCGGGTACGGCGTACAAGCTGGCCCAGGCCGCGCCGAGCGCCGCCGAGCTGGCCGAGGCGGACTTCCAGACCATCGAGACCTCGATGACCGAGGGCCACCCCTGTTTCGTGGCGAACAACGGCCGGCTCGGCTTCGGCGTCGACGAGTACCACCGGTACGCCCCGGAGGCCGCCGCGCCGGTGCGGCTGGAGTGGCTGGCCGCGCACCGGGACCACTCGACGTTCAGCAGCGCCGCCGACCTCGACTACGACACCCTCATCGAGGGCGAGCTGGACGCCGAGACCCGGGCCCGGTTCGCGGCCACGATGGCCGATCTCGGGCTGGACCTCGCCGACTACCACCTGATCCCGGCGCACCCGTGGCAGTGGTGGAACAAGCTGGCGGTCACCTTCGCCGGGGAGTTGGCCGAGCGGCGGCTGGTGCACCTCGGCTCCGGACCGGACGTGTACCTCGCCCAGCAGTCCATCCGCACCTTCTTCAACGTCAGCGAGCCGGGGCGGCACTACGTCAAGACCGCCCTGTCGGTGCTGAACATGGGCTTCATGCGCGGGTTGTCGGCGGCGTACATGGCGGCCACCCCGGCGATCAACGACTGGCTGGCCGAGCTGATCGCCTCCGACGAGGTGCTGACCGGCACCGGCCTGACCGTCATCCGGGAACGGGCCGCTGTGGGTTACCGGCACCGGCAGTACGAGGCGGCGACCGAGCGCACGTCCCCGTACCGCAAGATGTTGGCCGCCCTGTGGCGGGAGAGCCCGGTGCCCGACCTGGCGCCGGGGGAGCGACTGTCCACCATGGCCGCGCTGCTGCACGTCGACGACGAGGGCGGCTCGCTGGCGGCGGCGCTGATCGCCCGGTCCGGCCTGGCGCCCGAGGTGTGGCTGCGCCGCTACCTGGACGCCTACCTGACCCCGCTGCTGCACAGCTTCTACGCCCACGACCTGGCCTTCATGCCGCACGGCGAGAACGTCATCCTGGTCCTCGACGAGCAGGACACCGTCCAGCGGGTGATCTTCAAGGACATCGCCGAGGAGATCGCGGTGATGAGCGACAGGGTCGAGCTGCCGGCGGCGGTGGAGCGGATCCGCGTCGAGGTGCCCGACGACACCAAGCTGCTGAGCATCTTCACCGACGTGGTGGACTGCTTCCTGCGGCACCTCAACGCGGTCCTGGTCGAGGCCGGTGTGCTCGCCGAGGACGACTTCTGGCGCACTGTCGCGGCCTGCGCCGCCGACTACTTCGACCGGGTGCCGCACCTGGCCGAGCGGGTCCGCCACTACGACCTGTTCGCCCCGGAGTTCACACTGTCCTGCCTCAACCGGCTGCAACTGCGCGACAACCAGCAGATGATCGACCTGGCGGACCCGTCGGCGGCTCTCCAGTTCGTCGGCACCCTCACCAACCCGCTCGCCGCCCACGCTCCGGCCCGGTGA
- a CDS encoding GNAT family N-acetyltransferase, translating to MTTVFTRVDEGLGEFALRPLDPDADAALLHTWVTHPKAAFWMMQDADPAQVAEEYRRIAEHPHHDAYLGLWRGSPAFLAERYDPAHVELVGLYDHQPGDVGMHFLCAPVDTPVHGFTRAVIGTVMAWLFDDPTTRRVVVEPDVRNTAVHALNAAVGFTVVGPIAKPEKDALLSVCTRAQFQAAADRAAADRAAATRTEGAPA from the coding sequence GTGACCACCGTCTTCACACGTGTCGACGAGGGGCTCGGTGAGTTCGCGCTGCGGCCGCTCGATCCGGACGCCGACGCGGCGCTGCTGCACACCTGGGTGACCCACCCGAAGGCGGCGTTCTGGATGATGCAGGACGCCGACCCGGCCCAGGTCGCCGAGGAGTACCGGCGCATCGCCGAGCACCCGCACCACGACGCGTACCTCGGCCTGTGGCGGGGGAGTCCCGCCTTCCTCGCGGAGCGCTACGACCCGGCCCACGTCGAGCTCGTCGGCCTGTACGACCACCAGCCCGGGGACGTGGGCATGCACTTCCTCTGCGCGCCGGTCGACACGCCGGTGCACGGCTTCACCCGGGCGGTGATCGGCACCGTCATGGCGTGGCTCTTCGACGACCCGACGACCCGGCGGGTGGTCGTCGAACCGGACGTGCGCAACACCGCCGTGCACGCGCTGAACGCCGCCGTCGGCTTCACTGTCGTCGGCCCGATCGCCAAGCCCGAGAAGGACGCGCTGCTCAGCGTCTGCACCCGAGCCCAGTTCCAGGCTGCCGCCGACCGCGCCGCTGCCGACCGCGCTGCCGCCACCCGAACCGAAGGAGCCCCGGCGTGA
- a CDS encoding lysine N(6)-hydroxylase/L-ornithine N(5)-oxygenase family protein — protein sequence MSTHDFIAIGLGPYNLGLACLTAPIDELDGVFLEARPSLAWHPGMLLESARLQTPFIADLVSLADPTSPYSFLNYLKEIGRLYPFYIRESFYPLRSEYDAYCRWAAAKLPNLRFGQSVTTVEYDSADERYVVRASTGAGETVEYRARHLVLGTGTPPHLPPAVAELPGDAVHNSRYLEHRAALRTKRSITVVGSGQSAAEIYHDLLGDIDRYGYQLNWVTRSPRFFPLEYTKLTLEMTSPDYVDYFHALPEATRYRLESEQKGLFKGINADLINDIFDLLYAHSVDGPVNTRLLTNTELVSADHQDGQYTLGLRQVEQERDFALRTEGLVLATGYHYRVPEFLAPVSDRIRWDAHGRFDVARNYSIDHSGRGIFLQNAGTHTHSITSPDLGMGAYRNSWIISELLGREHYPIEKSITFQEFGVSS from the coding sequence ATGTCCACCCACGACTTCATCGCCATCGGGTTGGGCCCGTACAACCTGGGCCTGGCCTGCCTCACCGCGCCGATCGACGAACTCGACGGGGTGTTCCTGGAGGCCCGGCCGAGCCTCGCCTGGCACCCGGGCATGCTGCTGGAGTCGGCCCGGTTGCAGACCCCGTTCATCGCCGACCTGGTCAGCCTCGCCGACCCGACCTCGCCGTACTCCTTCCTCAACTACCTCAAGGAGATCGGCCGCCTCTACCCGTTCTACATCCGGGAGAGCTTCTACCCGCTGCGCAGCGAGTACGACGCGTACTGCCGGTGGGCGGCGGCGAAACTGCCGAACCTGCGCTTCGGCCAGAGCGTGACCACTGTGGAGTACGACAGCGCCGACGAGCGGTACGTGGTGCGGGCCAGCACCGGCGCGGGGGAGACTGTGGAATACCGGGCCCGGCACCTGGTGCTCGGCACCGGTACCCCGCCGCACCTGCCCCCGGCCGTGGCCGAACTGCCCGGCGACGCCGTGCACAACTCCCGCTACCTGGAGCACCGTGCGGCGCTGCGCACCAAGCGCAGCATCACGGTGGTGGGCAGCGGGCAGAGCGCCGCCGAGATCTACCACGACCTGCTCGGCGACATCGACCGGTACGGCTACCAGCTCAACTGGGTGACCCGGTCGCCGCGGTTCTTCCCGCTCGAATACACCAAGCTGACGCTGGAGATGACCTCACCGGACTACGTGGACTACTTCCACGCGCTGCCCGAGGCGACCCGCTACCGGCTGGAGTCCGAGCAGAAGGGCCTGTTCAAGGGGATCAACGCCGACCTGATCAACGACATCTTCGACCTGCTCTACGCGCACAGCGTCGACGGGCCGGTGAACACCCGCCTGCTCACCAACACCGAACTGGTCAGCGCCGACCACCAGGACGGGCAGTACACGCTGGGGTTGCGTCAGGTGGAGCAGGAACGCGACTTCGCCCTGCGTACCGAGGGGTTGGTGCTGGCCACCGGCTACCACTACCGGGTGCCGGAGTTCCTGGCGCCGGTGTCAGACCGGATCCGCTGGGACGCGCACGGCCGCTTCGACGTGGCCCGCAACTACAGCATCGACCACAGCGGGCGGGGCATCTTCCTGCAGAACGCGGGCACCCACACGCACAGCATCACCTCACCGGACCTGGGCATGGGCGCCTACCGCAACTCCTGGATCATCAGTGAGCTGCTCGGCCGGGAGCACTACCCGATCGAGAAGAGCATCACCTTCCAGGAGTTCGGGGTGTCGTCGTGA
- a CDS encoding pyridoxal phosphate-dependent decarboxylase family protein, protein MTVPTYPVETTTPPPASTAARAQLLHGGSVEQYRRTIADGVDRVARRVATVDRPGTGITPAELAPLVDRVDLDRPLGDAGAALDELENVYLRDAVWFHHPRYLAHLNCPVAIPALLGEAVLTAVNSSLDTWDQSAGATLIERRLIDWTAERIGLGPRADGVFTSGGSQSNLQALLLAREEACADAIGPAARAELLPRLRVITSAAGHFSVQKSAKLLGLAPDAVIAVATDTRRRISAAAVREEIVRCRQAGLVVMAVVGTAGTTDFGSIDPLTELAGICAAAGVWLHVDAAYGCGLLVSPTRRHLLDGIERADSVTVDFHKSFFQPVSSSALLVRDRGTLRHVTYHADYLNPARMVEQRIPNQVDKSLQTTRRFDALKLWLTLRVMGPDALGGLFDEVVDRAADAWQLVSEDPRFEVVTRSELSTVVFRYLPTGPGRELADAANLHAREALAASGLAVVAGTRVDGRHFLKFTLLNPATTVDDVGYVLDLIATHAGRYVHDHVEADLTCHVG, encoded by the coding sequence GTGACCGTGCCGACGTACCCCGTCGAGACCACCACGCCGCCACCGGCGTCAACCGCCGCGCGGGCCCAGCTGCTGCACGGCGGCTCGGTCGAGCAGTACCGCCGGACGATCGCCGACGGCGTGGACCGGGTCGCCCGCCGAGTGGCCACGGTGGACCGCCCAGGGACCGGGATCACGCCGGCCGAGCTGGCCCCCCTGGTCGACCGGGTGGACCTGGACCGTCCGCTGGGCGACGCCGGCGCCGCACTGGACGAGCTGGAGAACGTCTACCTGCGCGACGCCGTCTGGTTCCACCACCCCCGCTACCTGGCCCACCTGAACTGCCCGGTGGCCATCCCGGCACTGCTCGGTGAGGCGGTGCTCACCGCCGTGAACTCCTCGCTGGACACCTGGGACCAGAGCGCCGGGGCCACCCTCATCGAGCGCCGGCTGATCGACTGGACGGCCGAGCGGATCGGCCTCGGCCCCCGCGCCGACGGCGTCTTCACCAGCGGCGGCAGCCAGTCCAACCTCCAGGCGCTGCTGCTGGCCCGGGAAGAGGCGTGCGCCGACGCCATCGGCCCGGCGGCGCGCGCCGAACTGCTGCCCCGGCTGCGGGTGATCACCTCCGCCGCCGGTCACTTCAGCGTGCAGAAGTCGGCCAAACTGCTCGGCCTCGCCCCGGACGCGGTGATCGCGGTGGCCACCGACACCCGCCGGCGGATCAGCGCGGCGGCCGTCCGCGAGGAGATCGTGCGGTGCCGCCAGGCCGGGCTGGTGGTGATGGCCGTCGTCGGCACCGCCGGCACCACCGACTTCGGCTCGATCGACCCGCTCACCGAACTGGCCGGGATCTGCGCGGCAGCCGGCGTCTGGCTGCACGTGGACGCCGCGTACGGCTGCGGTCTGCTCGTCTCGCCGACGCGCCGGCACCTGCTCGACGGCATCGAGCGGGCCGACTCGGTGACCGTCGACTTCCACAAGTCGTTCTTCCAGCCGGTCAGCTCCAGCGCGCTGCTGGTCCGCGACCGGGGGACGCTGCGGCACGTCACCTACCACGCCGACTACCTCAACCCGGCCCGGATGGTGGAGCAGCGCATCCCCAACCAGGTCGACAAGAGCTTGCAGACCACCCGCCGTTTCGACGCGCTGAAGCTCTGGCTCACCCTGCGGGTGATGGGCCCGGACGCGCTCGGCGGGCTCTTCGATGAGGTCGTCGACCGGGCCGCCGACGCCTGGCAACTGGTCAGCGAGGACCCGCGCTTCGAGGTCGTGACGCGCTCCGAGCTGAGCACCGTGGTGTTCCGCTACCTGCCCACCGGCCCTGGCCGGGAGCTGGCCGACGCCGCCAACCTGCACGCCCGGGAGGCCCTCGCGGCGTCCGGTCTCGCAGTGGTCGCCGGGACCCGGGTGGACGGCCGGCACTTCCTGAAGTTCACACTGCTCAACCCGGCCACCACCGTCGACGACGTCGGGTACGTGCTCGACCTGATCGCCACCCACGCCGGCCGGTACGTGCACGACCACGTCGAGGCCGACCTGACCTGCCACGTCGGCTGA
- a CDS encoding siderophore-interacting protein: MSTSAAAPIASQYRFYAAHVVRARRVGASLIRVTFGGAELADFTGGGRDQSVSLFLPHPGQHAPVVPVEQGEDWFGGWRALPADVRAVLRSYTIREHRPADTAVDIDFVSHGDTGPASRWASLAGPGDRVLLLGPAVPDNRSVCFRPPDGTDLVLLAADETALPAVEGILAWLPAGTRVRAWIEVPDAADITDLPTDADAEIRWIVRGSTPPGSDLLVSSVRAARLPTGGTPYAWIAGESGVVRALRRHLVDERGLDRRRVTFAGYWRRGLSEEDLRAEALAGATA; this comes from the coding sequence ATGAGTACGAGCGCCGCCGCACCGATCGCCTCGCAGTACCGCTTCTACGCCGCGCACGTCGTCCGGGCCCGCCGGGTCGGCGCCTCGCTGATCCGGGTCACCTTCGGCGGCGCGGAACTGGCCGACTTCACCGGCGGCGGCCGGGACCAGAGCGTCTCGCTGTTCCTGCCGCACCCGGGGCAGCACGCCCCGGTGGTCCCGGTCGAGCAGGGCGAGGACTGGTTCGGCGGCTGGCGGGCGCTGCCGGCGGACGTCCGCGCGGTGCTGCGCTCGTACACCATCCGGGAGCACCGCCCGGCCGACACCGCTGTCGACATCGACTTCGTCAGCCACGGCGACACCGGCCCCGCCTCCCGCTGGGCGTCCCTGGCCGGTCCCGGCGACCGGGTGTTGCTGCTCGGCCCGGCGGTGCCCGACAACCGCAGCGTCTGCTTCCGCCCGCCGGACGGCACGGACCTGGTGCTGCTGGCCGCCGACGAGACCGCGCTGCCGGCCGTCGAGGGCATCCTGGCCTGGCTGCCTGCCGGCACCCGCGTCCGCGCCTGGATCGAGGTGCCGGACGCCGCCGACATCACCGACCTGCCCACCGACGCCGACGCCGAGATCAGGTGGATCGTGCGGGGCAGCACCCCGCCCGGCAGTGACCTGCTGGTCAGCTCCGTTCGCGCCGCCCGGCTCCCCACCGGCGGCACCCCGTACGCCTGGATCGCCGGTGAGTCCGGCGTGGTGCGGGCGCTGCGCCGGCACCTCGTCGACGAGCGTGGTCTGGACCGCCGGAGGGTGACCTTCGCCGGCTACTGGCGACGTGGACTGTCCGAAGAGGACCTGCGTGCCGAGGCGCTGGCCGGCGCCACCGCCTGA
- a CDS encoding ABC transporter substrate-binding protein, with translation MPDALSARRLSRRGLLAAGGAATLATLLAACGKDDAAKPAAGNGSGPWSFTDDRGTKVEAAARPTRVVAFTGVAAALIDFGLDKQVVGVFGETKRADGTADPQAGDLNVEGVEILGNVWGEFSLEKYAALRPELLVTHMYDPDALWYVPDESKAKILPLAPSVAITTARVPMTKPIERYAALAESLGADLSAKKVTDGKARFDAAAEAVRQAVKANPGIKVMACSGSPDLFYVSNPKVSTDLMYFAELGVDIVIPTKLEAGDYFEALSWESAGKFPADLILLDNRSTALQAKDLTAKPTWQQLPAVKANQVSPWDAVPRFSYAGSAPLLENLATAIRNAKKVS, from the coding sequence ATGCCCGATGCCCTGTCCGCCCGCCGCCTCTCCCGCCGTGGCCTGCTGGCCGCCGGTGGCGCTGCCACGCTGGCCACCCTGCTCGCCGCCTGCGGCAAGGACGACGCCGCGAAGCCCGCCGCCGGCAACGGAAGTGGCCCCTGGTCGTTCACCGACGACCGCGGCACCAAGGTCGAGGCCGCAGCCCGTCCGACCCGCGTGGTGGCCTTCACCGGAGTGGCGGCGGCCCTGATCGATTTCGGTCTCGACAAGCAGGTCGTGGGCGTGTTCGGTGAGACCAAGCGTGCCGACGGCACCGCCGACCCGCAGGCGGGCGACCTGAACGTCGAGGGCGTCGAGATCCTCGGCAACGTGTGGGGCGAGTTCAGCCTGGAGAAGTACGCGGCGCTGCGCCCCGAACTGCTGGTCACCCACATGTACGACCCGGACGCGCTCTGGTACGTGCCGGACGAGAGCAAGGCCAAGATCCTCCCGCTGGCGCCCAGCGTGGCGATCACCACCGCCCGGGTGCCGATGACCAAGCCCATCGAGCGGTACGCGGCGCTGGCCGAATCGCTCGGCGCGGACCTCTCCGCGAAGAAGGTCACCGACGGAAAGGCCCGCTTCGACGCCGCCGCCGAGGCGGTCCGGCAGGCGGTCAAGGCCAACCCCGGGATCAAGGTGATGGCCTGCTCCGGCAGCCCCGACCTCTTCTACGTCTCCAACCCGAAGGTCAGCACCGACCTGATGTACTTCGCCGAGTTGGGCGTCGACATCGTCATCCCCACCAAGCTCGAAGCCGGTGACTACTTCGAGGCGCTGAGCTGGGAGAGCGCCGGCAAGTTCCCGGCCGATTTGATCCTGCTGGACAACCGCAGCACCGCGTTGCAGGCCAAGGACCTCACCGCCAAGCCGACCTGGCAGCAACTGCCGGCGGTCAAGGCCAACCAGGTGAGCCCGTGGGACGCGGTACCCCGCTTCTCGTACGCCGGCTCCGCGCCGCTGCTGGAGAACCTCGCCACCGCCATCCGGAACGCGAAGAAGGTCAGCTGA